A window of the Fusobacterium periodonticum ATCC 33693 genome harbors these coding sequences:
- a CDS encoding class I SAM-dependent methyltransferase — translation MSYQDINAATINRWIKEEDWEWGRAISHEEYIKALNGDWDVKLTPVKFVPHEWFGNFKDKKLLGLASGGGQQIPIFTALGAECTVLDYSDEQLENEKIVAERENYKVNIVKADMTKALPFEDESFDIIFHPVSNCYIESVEPVFKECYRILKKGGILLCGLGTEINYLVDENEEQIVFSMPFNPLKNEEHREFLEKLDCGYQFSHTLSEQLGGQLKAGFILTNIEDDTNGAGRLHEMNIPAYIMTRAIK, via the coding sequence ATGAGTTACCAAGATATTAATGCTGCAACAATAAACAGATGGATTAAAGAGGAAGATTGGGAATGGGGAAGAGCTATAAGCCATGAAGAATATATCAAAGCTTTAAATGGAGATTGGGATGTAAAACTTACACCAGTAAAATTTGTTCCTCATGAATGGTTTGGAAATTTTAAAGATAAAAAATTACTAGGACTTGCTTCTGGTGGAGGACAACAAATTCCTATATTCACTGCTTTAGGAGCTGAATGTACTGTACTTGATTACTCAGATGAACAGTTAGAAAATGAAAAAATAGTTGCAGAAAGGGAAAATTATAAAGTAAATATTGTAAAAGCAGATATGACAAAAGCTTTACCTTTTGAAGATGAAAGTTTTGACATAATTTTTCATCCTGTAAGTAATTGTTATATTGAAAGTGTTGAGCCTGTTTTTAAAGAATGTTATAGAATTTTAAAAAAAGGTGGAATTTTACTTTGTGGTTTAGGAACAGAAATAAATTATTTAGTAGATGAAAATGAAGAACAAATAGTTTTTTCTATGCCTTTTAATCCTTTAAAAAATGAAGAACATAGAGAATTTTTAGAAAAATTAGACTGTGGTTACCAATTTTCACACACTTTAAGTGAACAACTTGGTGGACAATTAAAAGCAGGTTTTATCTTAACAAATATTGAAGATGATACCAATGGAGCTGGAAGACTTCATGAAATGAATATTCCTGCATATATTATGACTAGAGCTATCAAATAA
- the rplM gene encoding 50S ribosomal protein L13 translates to MKKYTFMQRKEDVVREWHHYDAEGQILGRLAVEIAKKLMGKEKVTFTPHVDGGDYVVVTNVEKLVVTGKKLNDKVYYNHSGFPGGIRARKLGEILAKKPEELLMLAVKRMLPKNKLGRQQLTRLRVFVGTEHSHTAQKPNKVEL, encoded by the coding sequence GTGAAAAAATATACTTTTATGCAAAGAAAAGAAGATGTTGTCAGAGAGTGGCACCATTATGATGCAGAAGGACAAATTTTAGGAAGATTAGCAGTTGAAATTGCTAAAAAATTAATGGGTAAAGAAAAAGTAACATTTACACCACATGTTGATGGTGGAGACTATGTTGTAGTTACTAATGTTGAAAAACTAGTTGTAACTGGTAAAAAGTTAAATGACAAAGTTTACTACAATCACTCTGGATTCCCTGGAGGAATAAGAGCAAGAAAACTAGGAGAAATCTTAGCTAAAAAACCTGAAGAACTTTTAATGCTAGCTGTTAAGAGAATGCTTCCAAAAAACAAATTAGGAAGACAACAACTAACAAGACTTAGAGTATTTGTAGGAACAGAACATTCTCATACTGCACAAAAACCAAATAAGGTAGAATTATAA
- a CDS encoding type II toxin-antitoxin system HicB family antitoxin, with product MLIYPAIFHRTIEGGYIVVFPDFDDGATEGQTLEQAMEMAEDYIGTYLYDDFIKGKDLPKASNINEISIEIPEDEKEFYIEGESFKTLVSLDMMKYVNECKSATVRKNVTIPSWLNEMGKNHNLNFSNLLQEAIKKELDIE from the coding sequence ATGTTAATATACCCAGCAATATTCCATAGGACAATTGAGGGAGGCTATATAGTTGTATTTCCAGATTTTGATGATGGAGCAACAGAAGGTCAAACATTAGAACAAGCTATGGAAATGGCAGAAGACTATATAGGAACTTATTTATATGATGACTTTATAAAAGGAAAAGACTTGCCTAAGGCAAGTAATATAAATGAGATATCAATAGAGATTCCAGAAGATGAAAAAGAATTCTATATTGAAGGGGAAAGTTTTAAAACATTGGTTAGCTTAGATATGATGAAATATGTCAATGAATGTAAAAGTGCTACTGTTAGAAAGAATGTAACTATACCTAGTTGGCTGAATGAAATGGGAAAAAATCATAATCTCAATTTTTCTAACTTATTGCAAGAGGCTATAAAAAAAGAATTAGATATTGAATAG
- a CDS encoding toxin-antitoxin system YwqK family antitoxin, which produces MKKGIILLALIFTACINLDNIGGNSGGEIREIKNTNTNISTSKNYERKNGILYIDAVPANGKQEYKEKNGVIIKGNYREGLADGLQERYYPSGKLYGKINIINNKVEGTETTYYENGKTISELNYTQGKLISGKVYYENGDLLSKIEGKKITIFYSSGKKLFSMDKSDIAVYHENGKEVFSNSDEGIKINGEPAKKSLLDMFSKENLVKTALYLLTSDTIQAEYKSGKPSIELKGTTAVMYYPSGKILLELSPSIDGTVNSKIYYENGQLMQVEDRDKNSRAVKVYDKAGNLIAENIFNKEHEIKQIY; this is translated from the coding sequence ATGAAAAAAGGAATAATACTACTAGCATTAATTTTTACTGCCTGTATAAACTTAGATAATATTGGTGGTAACTCAGGAGGTGAAATTAGAGAGATAAAAAATACAAACACAAATATAAGCACAAGTAAAAATTATGAAAGAAAAAATGGTATCCTATATATAGATGCTGTTCCTGCTAATGGCAAACAAGAATATAAAGAAAAAAATGGTGTTATCATAAAAGGAAACTACAGAGAAGGTTTGGCTGATGGACTTCAAGAAAGATACTATCCAAGTGGTAAACTATATGGAAAAATTAATATAATTAATAACAAAGTTGAAGGTACTGAAACTACTTACTATGAAAATGGAAAAACTATTTCTGAATTAAATTACACTCAAGGAAAATTAATTTCAGGAAAAGTGTATTATGAAAATGGAGATTTATTATCAAAAATTGAAGGTAAAAAAATAACTATTTTCTATTCAAGTGGTAAAAAACTATTCTCTATGGATAAATCAGATATAGCTGTATATCATGAAAATGGAAAAGAAGTTTTCTCTAATTCAGATGAAGGCATCAAAATAAATGGTGAACCTGCTAAAAAATCTCTTTTAGATATGTTCTCAAAAGAAAATTTAGTAAAAACTGCACTTTATCTTCTAACTTCTGATACTATTCAAGCTGAGTATAAAAGTGGAAAACCATCTATAGAGCTAAAAGGTACAACTGCTGTTATGTATTATCCAAGTGGAAAAATTTTACTAGAGTTGTCACCTAGCATAGATGGTACTGTAAATAGTAAGATATACTATGAAAATGGACAACTTATGCAAGTGGAAGATAGAGATAAAAATAGTAGAGCTGTAAAAGTTTATGACAAAGCTGGAAACCTTATAGCTGAAAATATTTTTAATAAAGAGCATGAAATTAAACAAATATATTGA
- a CDS encoding ribonucleotide-diphosphate reductase subunit beta, with product MDRKKLFNPEGDDTLNARKIIKGNSTNLFNLNNVRYQWANQLYRTMMANFWIPEKVDLTQDKNDYENLTLPEREAYDGILSFLIFLDSIQTNNIPNISDHVTAPEVNMLLAIQTFQEAIHSQSYQYIIESILPKQSRDLIYDKWRDDKVLFERNSFIAKIYQDFIDEQSDENFAKVIIANYLLESLYFYNGFNFFYLLASRNKMVGTSDIIRLINRDELSHVVLFRSIVKEIKNDYPEFFSAETIYSMFKTAVEQEINWTEHIIGNRVLGITSQTTEAYTKWLANERLKSLGLEPLYSGFNKNPYKHLERFADTEGEGNVKSNFFEGTVTSYNMSSSIDGWEEF from the coding sequence GTGGATAGAAAGAAATTATTTAATCCAGAAGGTGATGATACATTAAATGCAAGAAAGATAATAAAGGGAAATTCAACTAACCTTTTCAACTTGAATAATGTTAGATATCAATGGGCCAATCAATTGTATAGAACTATGATGGCGAATTTCTGGATACCAGAAAAGGTTGATTTAACTCAGGATAAAAATGACTATGAAAATTTAACTTTACCTGAAAGAGAAGCCTATGATGGAATATTATCATTTTTAATTTTCTTAGACAGTATACAAACGAATAATATTCCTAATATTTCAGACCATGTAACTGCACCAGAAGTAAATATGTTACTGGCTATACAAACTTTCCAAGAAGCTATACATTCTCAATCTTATCAATATATAATTGAGTCTATACTTCCAAAGCAAAGTAGAGATTTAATCTATGATAAATGGAGAGATGATAAGGTATTATTTGAAAGAAATAGTTTTATTGCAAAGATATATCAAGATTTTATAGATGAGCAATCTGATGAAAATTTTGCTAAGGTTATAATAGCAAACTATTTACTTGAATCATTATATTTCTACAATGGATTTAACTTCTTCTATCTTCTAGCAAGTAGAAATAAGATGGTAGGAACTTCTGATATTATAAGACTTATTAATAGAGATGAATTATCACATGTTGTTCTTTTCAGAAGTATAGTTAAGGAAATAAAAAATGATTATCCTGAATTCTTCTCAGCTGAAACAATCTATTCTATGTTTAAGACAGCTGTTGAGCAAGAAATTAACTGGACAGAGCATATAATTGGAAATAGAGTATTGGGTATAACTTCTCAAACAACAGAAGCTTATACAAAATGGCTAGCTAATGAAAGATTAAAATCATTAGGTTTAGAACCTCTATATTCTGGATTTAATAAAAATCCATATAAACACTTAGAAAGATTTGCTGATACTGAAGGAGAAGGGAATGTTAAATCTAACTTCTTTGAAGGAACAGTTACAAGTTACAATATGAGTTCTTCTATTGATGGTTGGGAGGAATTTTAA
- a CDS encoding inorganic diphosphatase, with the protein MLKDIEKYKFYLNKEVLVKVDRKLGEKHPNFDFIYPVNYGYIPNTLSKDGEEIDVYILGIFYPVDEFKGICKAVICRYDDNENKLIVVPRDKSYSVEQVEALIEFQERFFKHKIIIE; encoded by the coding sequence ATGTTAAAAGACATAGAAAAATATAAATTTTATCTCAATAAAGAAGTTTTAGTAAAAGTTGATAGAAAATTAGGAGAGAAACATCCAAACTTTGATTTTATATATCCAGTAAATTATGGTTATATTCCCAATACTTTAAGTAAGGATGGTGAAGAAATAGATGTTTATATTCTAGGAATTTTTTATCCTGTTGATGAATTTAAAGGAATTTGTAAGGCTGTTATTTGTAGGTATGATGACAATGAAAATAAATTAATTGTAGTACCAAGAGATAAAAGTTATTCAGTAGAGCAAGTGGAAGCTTTAATAGAATTTCAAGAAAGATTTTTTAAACATAAAATAATTATAGAATAA
- a CDS encoding GNAT family N-acetyltransferase, with amino-acid sequence MEKIILVKPDLSYADEIIKYKEESLKESPLINGSAGLNRFSSIEDWLEELNKRSCEDTVPKGLVPSSTYLGVREKDNYIVGMIDIRHYLNEYLTQVGGNIGYSVRKTERNKGYAKQMLKLALEKCKELKIKKVLITCNEDNIASEKVILSANAKFEDIRNVDGENKKRFWIDLQ; translated from the coding sequence ATGGAAAAAATTATTTTAGTCAAACCTGATTTGTCTTATGCAGATGAAATTATAAAATATAAGGAAGAATCTTTAAAAGAAAGCCCTCTTATAAATGGTTCAGCTGGTTTAAATAGATTTTCTTCCATTGAAGATTGGCTTGAAGAATTAAACAAGAGAAGTTGTGAAGACACTGTTCCTAAAGGACTTGTTCCTTCATCAACATATTTAGGAGTAAGAGAAAAAGATAATTATATCGTTGGAATGATTGATATTAGACATTACTTAAATGAATATTTAACTCAGGTTGGTGGAAATATTGGATATAGTGTTAGAAAAACTGAAAGAAATAAAGGATATGCCAAACAAATGTTAAAACTTGCTTTAGAAAAATGTAAGGAGTTAAAAATAAAAAAAGTGCTTATAACTTGTAATGAAGATAATATTGCCAGTGAAAAAGTTATTTTATCAGCCAATGCTAAATTTGAAGATATTAGAAATGTTGATGGTGAGAATAAGAAAAGATTTTGGATTGATTTACAATAA
- a CDS encoding flavin reductase family protein, whose product MRKTFSKKAALLPLPVYIIGTYDENGKANAMNLAWGTQCGYHEVSLSIAKEHKTMKNILLKKEFTISLATKATKDIADYFGIESGNKVDKIEKSGVHIVKSENIDAPIIEEFPLTLECKVIEIQEELGDYRVIAEIINTLADESVLNEKGEIDVDKLELITFDSITNSYRVLGEKVGQAFKDGAKIK is encoded by the coding sequence ATGAGAAAAACTTTTAGTAAAAAAGCAGCATTACTACCTTTACCAGTATATATTATTGGAACTTATGATGAAAATGGAAAAGCTAATGCTATGAATTTAGCTTGGGGGACTCAATGTGGTTATCATGAAGTTTCATTGAGCATAGCAAAAGAACATAAAACTATGAAAAATATTTTATTAAAGAAAGAATTTACAATAAGTTTAGCAACTAAAGCTACAAAAGATATTGCAGATTATTTTGGAATAGAATCAGGAAATAAAGTGGATAAAATAGAAAAATCAGGAGTACATATAGTAAAGAGTGAAAATATAGATGCACCAATTATAGAAGAATTTCCATTGACTCTTGAATGTAAAGTTATAGAAATTCAAGAAGAATTAGGAGATTATAGAGTAATTGCTGAAATTATTAATACACTAGCAGATGAATCTGTATTAAATGAAAAAGGAGAAATAGATGTAGATAAATTAGAACTTATAACTTTTGACTCAATAACAAATTCATATCGTGTACTTGGTGAAAAAGTTGGACAAGCTTTTAAAGATGGAGCTAAAATAAAATAA
- a CDS encoding thioredoxin family protein, with translation MEKIKTYNDLLEKIKNEEKFLLYIKSEGCSVCEADFPKVKEITDKNNYLAYYIQADEMTEAVGQLNLYTAPVVILFYNGKEIHRQARFIDFSELDYRIKQTL, from the coding sequence GTGGAAAAAATCAAAACTTATAATGATTTGTTAGAGAAAATAAAAAATGAAGAGAAATTTTTGTTATATATAAAAAGTGAAGGTTGTTCAGTTTGTGAGGCAGATTTTCCAAAGGTTAAAGAAATAACAGATAAAAATAATTATCTTGCTTACTATATCCAAGCTGATGAAATGACTGAAGCAGTAGGTCAATTAAACCTATATACAGCACCTGTTGTTATATTATTTTATAATGGAAAAGAAATCCATAGACAAGCTAGATTTATTGATTTTTCAGAATTAGATTACAGAATAAAACAAACTTTATAG
- a CDS encoding type II toxin-antitoxin system HicA family toxin has translation MTSTEMIKLLLKNGFKQIPGGKGSHKKFINQSTGKFTVVPDHKQELGKGLEYKILKQAGLK, from the coding sequence ATGACGTCAACGGAAATGATTAAATTACTTTTAAAGAATGGTTTCAAACAAATACCAGGAGGTAAGGGATCACATAAGAAGTTTATTAATCAAAGCACAGGCAAGTTCACTGTTGTTCCAGACCATAAACAAGAACTTGGGAAGGGTTTGGAATATAAAATTTTAAAACAAGCAGGGCTAAAATAA
- the rpsI gene encoding 30S ribosomal protein S9 has protein sequence MAEKITQFLGTGRRKTSVARVRLIPGGQGVEINGKGMDEYFGGRAILSRIVEQPLALTETLDKFAVKVNVVGGGNSGQAGAIRHGVARALVLADDSLKAALREAGFLTRDSRMVERKKYGKKKARRSPQFSKR, from the coding sequence GTGGCAGAAAAAATAACTCAATTTTTAGGAACTGGAAGAAGAAAAACTTCAGTAGCAAGAGTAAGATTAATTCCTGGTGGACAAGGAGTAGAAATAAATGGTAAAGGTATGGACGAATATTTCGGTGGAAGAGCTATCCTTTCTAGAATAGTTGAACAACCTTTAGCATTAACAGAAACTTTAGATAAATTCGCAGTTAAAGTAAATGTAGTTGGTGGAGGTAACTCTGGACAAGCTGGAGCTATCAGACATGGTGTTGCAAGAGCTTTAGTACTTGCTGATGACAGTTTAAAGGCTGCTTTAAGAGAAGCTGGATTCTTAACTAGAGACTCAAGAATGGTTGAAAGAAAGAAATACGGAAAGAAAAAAGCAAGAAGAAGCCCACAATTCTCAAAACGTTAA
- a CDS encoding glutaredoxin domain-containing protein: MIKVYGKENCSKCTSLKGILTDRNIEFEYIEDVKTLMIVASKARIMSAPVIEYNDTVYSMEAFLKVI, encoded by the coding sequence ATGATAAAAGTTTATGGTAAAGAAAACTGTAGCAAATGCACATCTTTAAAAGGGATATTAACAGATAGAAACATTGAATTTGAATATATTGAAGACGTAAAAACACTTATGATAGTAGCTAGCAAAGCAAGAATTATGAGTGCACCAGTAATAGAATATAATGATACAGTCTACTCAATGGAAGCCTTTTTAAAGGTGATCTAA
- a CDS encoding ribonucleoside-diphosphate reductase subunit alpha — translation MTNERRKVINRDNIVEDLNIEKIREKLLRACDGLEVNMVELESNIDSIYEENITTQKIQASLINTAVTMTSFEESDWSYVAGRLLMMEAEREVYHSRKFSYGDFAKTIKHMVELGLYDERLLTYTEEELNQISQLIDLNRDMVYDYAGANMLVNRYLIKHDGKTYELPQETFMTISMMLALNEKEGETRVNIVKEFYNALSLRKLSLATPILANLRIPNGNLSSCFITAIDDNIESIFYNIDSIARISKNGGGVGVNVSRIRAKGSMVNGYYNASGGVVPWIRIINDTAVAVNQQGRRAGAVTVALDTWHLDIETFLELQTENGDQRGKAYDIYPQVVCSNLFMKRVKNNESWTLFDPYEIRKKYGVELCELYGYEFENLYEKLEKDNDIKLKRVLSAKELFKSIMKTQLETGMPYIFFKDRANEVNHNSHMGMIGNGNLCMESFSNFKPTINFVEEEDGNTSIRRSEMGEIHTCNLISLNLAELTSDELEKHVALAVRALDNTIDLTVTPLKESNKHNLMYRTVGVGAMGLADYLAREYMIYEESINEINELFERIALYSIKASALLAKDRGAYKAFKGSKWDQAIFFGKKREWYEANSKFKDEWNEAFYLVEANGLRNGELTAIAPNTSTSLLMGSTASVTPTFSRFFIEKNQRGAIPRTVKHLKDRAWFYPEFKNVNPISYVKIMAKIGSWTTQGVSMEMVFDLNKDIKAKDIYDTLITAWEEGCKSVYYIRTIQKNTNNISDKEECESCSG, via the coding sequence ATGACAAATGAGAGAAGAAAGGTTATCAATAGAGATAACATAGTTGAAGATTTAAATATAGAGAAGATAAGAGAAAAGCTTTTAAGAGCCTGTGATGGTTTAGAAGTAAATATGGTTGAGTTAGAAAGTAATATAGATTCAATCTATGAAGAAAATATCACAACTCAAAAGATACAAGCTTCTTTAATAAATACAGCTGTTACTATGACAAGCTTTGAAGAAAGTGATTGGTCTTACGTAGCGGGAAGATTATTAATGATGGAAGCTGAAAGAGAAGTTTACCATTCAAGAAAGTTCTCTTATGGAGATTTTGCTAAAACTATAAAGCATATGGTTGAGTTAGGTCTATATGATGAGAGGCTACTTACATATACAGAAGAAGAATTAAATCAAATATCTCAACTAATAGATTTAAATAGAGATATGGTTTACGACTATGCTGGAGCAAATATGCTTGTCAATAGATATCTTATCAAACATGATGGGAAAACTTATGAGCTACCTCAAGAAACATTCATGACTATATCTATGATGTTGGCATTAAATGAAAAAGAGGGAGAAACAAGAGTAAATATAGTAAAAGAATTCTATAATGCTTTGTCACTTAGAAAATTATCACTAGCAACACCAATACTTGCTAATCTTAGAATACCTAATGGAAACTTATCATCTTGCTTTATAACAGCAATAGATGATAATATAGAATCTATTTTCTATAATATAGACTCAATAGCAAGAATTAGTAAAAATGGTGGAGGAGTAGGAGTAAATGTTTCAAGAATAAGAGCAAAAGGTTCTATGGTAAATGGTTATTACAATGCAAGTGGTGGAGTTGTACCTTGGATCAGAATAATAAATGACACAGCGGTTGCAGTAAACCAACAAGGTAGAAGAGCAGGAGCTGTTACAGTTGCTTTAGATACTTGGCATTTAGATATAGAAACTTTCTTAGAACTTCAAACTGAAAATGGAGATCAAAGAGGAAAAGCTTATGATATTTATCCACAAGTTGTATGCTCTAATTTATTTATGAAGAGAGTAAAAAATAATGAGTCTTGGACTCTATTCGATCCATATGAAATTAGAAAAAAATATGGAGTTGAGCTTTGCGAGCTTTATGGCTATGAATTTGAGAATTTATATGAGAAGCTAGAGAAAGATAATGATATTAAGTTAAAGAGAGTTTTAAGTGCTAAGGAACTGTTTAAAAGCATAATGAAAACTCAATTGGAAACTGGAATGCCATATATCTTCTTTAAAGATAGAGCAAACGAAGTAAACCACAATTCTCATATGGGAATGATAGGTAATGGAAATCTATGTATGGAAAGTTTCTCAAACTTCAAACCAACTATAAATTTTGTTGAGGAAGAAGATGGAAACACATCTATAAGAAGAAGTGAAATGGGAGAAATTCATACTTGTAACTTAATTTCTCTTAACCTAGCTGAACTTACTTCTGATGAATTAGAAAAACATGTTGCTTTAGCAGTGAGAGCTTTAGATAATACAATAGATTTAACTGTTACACCATTAAAAGAATCAAATAAACATAACTTGATGTATAGAACTGTAGGAGTAGGAGCAATGGGACTTGCTGACTACTTGGCAAGAGAATATATGATCTATGAAGAATCAATTAATGAAATAAATGAATTATTTGAAAGAATAGCACTTTATTCAATAAAAGCTTCAGCATTATTAGCAAAAGATAGAGGAGCATACAAGGCTTTCAAAGGTTCTAAATGGGATCAAGCTATATTCTTTGGAAAGAAAAGAGAATGGTATGAAGCTAATTCTAAATTTAAAGATGAATGGAATGAAGCCTTTTATTTAGTGGAAGCTAATGGGCTAAGAAATGGAGAGCTAACAGCAATAGCACCAAATACATCAACATCATTATTGATGGGTTCAACAGCTTCTGTAACTCCAACATTCTCAAGATTCTTTATTGAAAAAAATCAAAGAGGAGCTATACCAAGAACAGTTAAACATTTAAAAGATAGAGCTTGGTTCTATCCAGAATTTAAAAATGTAAATCCTATCAGTTATGTAAAAATCATGGCAAAGATAGGTTCATGGACAACACAAGGAGTATCTATGGAAATGGTCTTTGACTTAAACAAAGATATTAAAGCCAAAGATATTTATGACACTTTAATAACAGCTTGGGAAGAAGGATGTAAGAGTGTCTACTATATAAGAACAATTCAAAAGAATACAAATAATATTTCAGATAAAGAGGAGTGTGAAAGCTGTAGTGGATAG
- a CDS encoding toxin-antitoxin system YwqK family antitoxin, with protein MKKILSALLLVFAMLLTACGGVKYEFKDGVMYADEKEATGNFEFKSGKYKVKGNFVNGLPDGLFEEYYSDGSLMAKENFVNGEMTSKELYYKNGKLLGNFDENGDLKLYYDDGSLILSYDAEKNESIYYHENGNPLMVHGYDETVLYDENNEMISKLNNEDLTDIGANLNKLEDGSFELVKGDKVLAKVDANGDVINYVYSTGEPLLTVNHNTGETEFFFKNGNTFMKQKEGESVLNYRDGKPLYELNEDSENIYNEEGEQIVGNFEIVTDIKKLD; from the coding sequence ATGAAGAAAATATTATCAGCACTATTATTAGTTTTTGCAATGCTTTTAACTGCTTGTGGAGGAGTAAAATACGAATTCAAAGATGGAGTTATGTATGCTGATGAAAAAGAAGCTACAGGAAATTTTGAATTTAAGTCAGGTAAGTATAAAGTAAAAGGAAATTTTGTAAATGGTTTACCTGATGGATTATTTGAAGAATACTATTCAGATGGTAGTCTTATGGCAAAAGAAAATTTTGTAAATGGTGAGATGACATCTAAAGAGTTATATTATAAGAATGGTAAATTATTAGGAAATTTTGATGAAAATGGTGATTTAAAACTTTATTATGATGATGGAAGTCTAATCCTAAGTTATGATGCTGAAAAAAATGAATCTATTTATTATCATGAAAATGGAAATCCTTTAATGGTTCATGGTTATGATGAAACAGTTCTATATGATGAAAATAATGAAATGATATCTAAATTAAATAATGAAGATCTAACAGATATTGGTGCAAATCTTAACAAATTAGAGGATGGTTCATTTGAGCTTGTAAAAGGAGATAAAGTTCTTGCTAAAGTAGATGCTAATGGTGATGTTATAAACTATGTATATTCAACAGGTGAACCTTTACTAACAGTAAATCATAATACAGGAGAAACTGAATTTTTCTTTAAAAATGGAAACACATTTATGAAACAAAAAGAAGGAGAAAGTGTTCTAAATTATAGAGATGGTAAACCATTATATGAGCTAAATGAAGATTCAGAAAATATCTATAATGAAGAAGGAGAACAAATAGTTGGTAACTTTGAAATAGTTACAGATATTAAAAAATTAGATTAA
- a CDS encoding FAD-dependent oxidoreductase, translating to MKKIYDLNLVERNDVAENTIELIFTKPSDYEFKIGQYTFLNVGEDPQDKNFARALSIASHPDENLLRFVMRTSDSEFKQRCLAMKKGDSATVTKATGSFGFKFSDKEIVFLISGIGIAPIIPMLMELEKINYQGKVSLFYSNRTLEKTTYHERLGAYNIKNYNYNPVFTGIQPRINIDLLKEKLDDIYDAHYYIIGTGEFIKTMKTLLEENNISKDHYLVDNFG from the coding sequence ATGAAAAAAATATATGACTTAAATTTAGTTGAAAGAAATGATGTTGCAGAAAATACTATTGAACTAATTTTTACTAAGCCAAGTGATTATGAATTTAAAATAGGGCAATATACATTTTTAAATGTAGGGGAAGATCCTCAAGATAAAAACTTTGCTAGAGCTTTATCTATAGCTTCTCACCCTGATGAAAATTTATTAAGATTTGTTATGAGAACTAGTGATAGTGAATTTAAACAAAGATGTTTAGCTATGAAAAAAGGAGACAGTGCAACTGTTACTAAAGCAACTGGAAGCTTTGGTTTTAAATTTTCTGATAAAGAAATTGTTTTCTTAATTTCAGGTATAGGTATTGCACCAATTATACCAATGCTTATGGAACTTGAAAAAATAAATTATCAAGGTAAAGTTAGCCTATTCTACTCTAATAGAACTTTAGAAAAAACTACTTATCATGAAAGATTAGGGGCTTATAATATTAAAAATTATAACTATAATCCTGTATTTACAGGTATACAACCTAGAATAAACATAGATCTTTTAAAAGAAAAATTAGATGACATCTATGATGCTCACTACTATATTATTGGTACAGGTGAATTTATAAAGACTATGAAAACACTTTTAGAAGAAAATAATATCAGTAAAGACCATTATCTAGTTGATAATTTTGGATAA